A genomic stretch from Streptomyces sp. QL37 includes:
- a CDS encoding metal ABC transporter substrate-binding protein, whose product MNVRRLIPTAAVAGAVALGLTALSACSSSDAAEGGSDGKLDVVASFYPMQFLAEEIGGSHVSVTSLTKPGVEPHDLELSPRQIGGLSEADYILYLKNVQPAVDDAVAQAGVKNTVDAAGLTTLENHGSEVDGHDHGAEEGGEHEGEEHSEEHSEEAGLDPHVWLDPVKYAEVAEGVGKSFEKADPDNAADYRKNTETLVAELNKLDKAYETGLKNTATKTFITTHSAFGYLAERYGLTQEGIAGLDPEAEPSPARISEIHSVAGKNKATTVFFETLASDKTAGTLAKDLGLKTDVLDPLEGITDKSAGADYIEVMESNLAALQKALGAK is encoded by the coding sequence ATGAACGTACGCCGCCTCATACCCACAGCCGCCGTCGCCGGAGCAGTCGCCCTCGGTCTCACCGCGCTCTCCGCCTGCTCCTCCTCCGACGCGGCCGAGGGCGGCAGCGACGGCAAGCTGGACGTGGTGGCGTCCTTCTACCCGATGCAGTTCCTGGCCGAGGAGATCGGCGGGTCGCACGTCTCCGTCACCTCACTGACGAAGCCGGGCGTGGAGCCGCACGACCTGGAGCTCTCCCCCCGGCAGATCGGCGGCCTGAGCGAGGCCGACTACATCCTGTACCTCAAGAACGTGCAGCCCGCGGTCGACGACGCCGTCGCACAGGCCGGCGTGAAGAACACCGTGGACGCGGCCGGACTCACCACGCTCGAGAACCACGGCTCCGAGGTCGACGGACACGACCACGGCGCCGAGGAGGGCGGGGAGCACGAGGGCGAGGAGCACTCCGAGGAGCACTCCGAGGAGGCCGGCCTCGACCCGCACGTCTGGCTGGACCCGGTGAAGTACGCCGAGGTCGCCGAGGGCGTCGGGAAGTCCTTCGAGAAGGCCGACCCGGACAACGCCGCCGACTACCGCAAGAACACCGAGACCCTGGTCGCCGAGCTGAACAAGCTGGACAAGGCCTACGAGACCGGGCTGAAGAACACCGCGACGAAGACGTTCATCACCACGCACTCCGCCTTCGGATACCTCGCCGAGCGCTACGGCCTCACCCAGGAGGGCATCGCCGGCCTCGACCCCGAGGCCGAGCCCAGCCCGGCCCGGATCAGCGAGATCCACTCCGTCGCCGGGAAGAACAAGGCCACCACCGTATTCTTCGAGACGCTCGCCAGCGACAAGACCGCCGGCACCCTGGCGAAGGACCTCGGCCTGAAGACCGACGTCCTGGACCCGCTGGAGGGAATTACCGACAAGTCCGCGGGCGCTGACTACATCGAGGTCATGGAGTCCAACCTGGCCGCGCTGCAGAAGGCCCTCGGCGCGAAGTGA
- a CDS encoding metal ABC transporter ATP-binding protein: protein MPEPSTPEPVISMRGATATLGARPVLRGIDLTVHRGEVVALLGANGSGKSTAVRSVIGQVPLTGGTVELFGTPLRRFRRWGRVGYVPQRTTAAGGVPATIREVVASGRLSRTRFGPLGKGDRAAVDRAIELVGLTDRAKDSVNALSGGQHQRVLIARALAAEPEVLIMDEPMAGVDLASQEILASTLRGQVAGGATVLLVLHELGALEPLIDRAIVLRDGCVTHDGPPPEAVGQHALPGHDHVHPHAASEPVRTGLLT, encoded by the coding sequence ATGCCTGAGCCCAGTACGCCGGAACCCGTGATCAGCATGCGCGGAGCCACGGCGACGCTCGGCGCCCGCCCGGTGCTGCGCGGTATCGACCTCACGGTCCACCGCGGCGAGGTCGTCGCCCTGCTCGGCGCCAACGGCTCCGGCAAGTCCACGGCCGTACGCTCCGTCATCGGCCAGGTGCCGCTCACCGGCGGGACCGTCGAGCTGTTCGGCACGCCGCTGCGCCGCTTCCGCCGGTGGGGCCGCGTCGGGTACGTACCGCAGCGCACCACGGCGGCGGGAGGCGTCCCCGCCACGATCCGCGAGGTCGTCGCCTCCGGGCGGCTGTCGCGTACGAGGTTCGGACCGCTCGGCAAGGGCGACCGGGCGGCCGTCGACCGGGCCATCGAGCTCGTCGGCCTCACCGACCGCGCCAAGGACTCCGTGAACGCTCTCTCCGGCGGCCAGCACCAGCGGGTCCTGATCGCCCGCGCGCTCGCCGCCGAGCCGGAGGTGCTGATCATGGACGAGCCGATGGCCGGCGTCGACCTGGCCAGCCAGGAGATCCTCGCCTCGACGCTGCGCGGACAGGTCGCCGGCGGAGCGACCGTGCTGCTCGTCCTGCACGAGCTCGGCGCCCTGGAACCGCTGATCGACCGGGCGATCGTCCTGCGCGACGGCTGTGTCACGCACGACGGCCCGCCCCCCGAGGCCGTGGGCCAGCACGCGCTGCCCGGCCACGACCACGTACACCCCCACGCGGCCTCCGAGCCCGTCCGGACGGGACTGCTGACCTGA
- a CDS encoding metal ABC transporter permease, translating into MMLEFLNPPFMQRALLAAVLVGITAPAIGIYLVQRRQALMGDGIGHVAMTGVGLGFLLSTNPVWMATLVAVAGSVVMELIRWYGRTRGDIALAMLFYGGMAGGVMLINLSDTGSNANLTSFLFGSLSTVSEEDVTAIVVLAAFVVLVTVGLRRQLFAVSQDEEFARVTGLPVRALNLLVAVTAAVTVTVAMRVVGLLLVSALMVVPVAAAQQISKSFKVTFVLAVVIGTAVTLAGTVTSYYQDVPPGATIVLLAIAAFVLLTALATPLARRRAKGRESEEDRCTLEVPAARPASDDVRV; encoded by the coding sequence ATCATGCTGGAATTCCTGAACCCTCCCTTCATGCAGCGGGCGCTGCTCGCGGCCGTCCTGGTCGGCATCACCGCCCCCGCCATCGGCATCTACCTGGTCCAGCGCCGTCAGGCCCTGATGGGCGACGGCATCGGACACGTCGCGATGACCGGTGTCGGCCTCGGTTTCCTGCTCTCCACCAACCCCGTCTGGATGGCGACGCTCGTCGCCGTGGCGGGCTCGGTCGTGATGGAGCTGATCCGCTGGTACGGCCGCACCCGCGGCGACATCGCCCTGGCCATGCTGTTCTACGGCGGCATGGCGGGCGGGGTGATGCTTATCAACCTCTCGGACACCGGCTCCAACGCCAACCTGACCTCGTTCCTCTTCGGCTCGCTGTCCACGGTCTCCGAGGAGGACGTCACCGCGATCGTCGTGCTGGCCGCCTTCGTGGTGCTGGTCACCGTGGGGCTGCGCCGCCAGCTGTTCGCGGTCAGCCAGGACGAGGAGTTCGCCCGGGTCACCGGACTCCCGGTGCGCGCGCTCAATCTGCTGGTCGCCGTGACGGCCGCCGTCACCGTCACCGTGGCGATGCGGGTCGTCGGCCTGCTGCTGGTCAGCGCGCTGATGGTGGTGCCGGTCGCCGCCGCCCAGCAGATCTCGAAGTCCTTCAAGGTGACGTTCGTCCTGGCCGTCGTCATCGGCACGGCCGTCACCCTGGCGGGCACCGTGACCTCGTACTACCAGGACGTGCCGCCGGGCGCGACGATCGTGCTGCTGGCCATCGCCGCGTTCGTCCTGCTGACGGCGCTCGCCACGCCGCTGGCCCGCAGGCGCGCCAAGGGCCGCGAGAGCGAGGAGGACCGGTGCACCCTTGAGGTACCGGCTGCCCGTCCGGCCTCGGACGACGTTCGGGTGTGA
- a CDS encoding Fur family transcriptional regulator encodes MATAPISGTNAAPVRGRSTRQRAAVAAALDEVDEFRSAQDLHDVLKHRGDSVGLTTVYRTLQSLADAGEVDVLRTTDGEAVYRRCSTGDHHHHLVCRVCGKAVEVEGPAVEQWAETIASQHGYVNVAHTVEIFGTCSDCAGAKG; translated from the coding sequence GTGGCGACGGCGCCGATCAGTGGCACGAACGCGGCTCCGGTGCGCGGCCGGTCCACCCGGCAGCGGGCGGCGGTCGCGGCGGCGCTCGACGAGGTCGACGAGTTCCGCAGCGCCCAGGACCTGCACGATGTGCTCAAGCACCGGGGTGACTCGGTCGGGCTGACCACGGTCTACCGCACACTCCAGTCCCTCGCGGACGCCGGCGAGGTCGACGTCCTGCGCACGACCGACGGTGAGGCCGTCTACCGGCGGTGCTCGACCGGTGACCACCATCACCACCTGGTCTGCCGCGTCTGCGGCAAGGCCGTCGAGGTGGAGGGGCCCGCCGTCGAGCAGTGGGCCGAGACCATCGCCTCGCAGCACGGCTATGTGAACGTGGCCCACACGGTGGAGATCTTCGGGACCTGCTCGGACTGCGCGGGCGCCAAGGGCTGA
- a CDS encoding isoprenyl transferase, with protein MAVRGMLGGRNRREYKTPEPHPSGATPPKIPGELVPKHVAVVMDGNGRWAKERGLPRTEGHKVGEGVVMDVLKGCIEMGVKNLSLYAFSTENWKRSPDEVKFLMNFNRDVIRRRRDEMDELGIRIRWVGRMPKLWKSVVQELQVAQEQTKDNDRMTLYFCVNYGGRAEIADAAQRIAQDVAEGKLDPSKVNEKTFAKYIYYPDMPDVDLFVRPSGEQRTSNYLIWQSAYAEMVFQDVLWPDFDRRDLWNACLEFARRDRRFGGAEEITKA; from the coding sequence ATGGCAGTACGCGGGATGCTCGGTGGCCGTAACCGGCGTGAGTACAAGACCCCCGAGCCGCACCCCTCCGGCGCCACCCCGCCGAAGATCCCCGGCGAGCTCGTGCCCAAGCACGTAGCCGTCGTGATGGACGGTAACGGCCGCTGGGCCAAGGAGCGGGGTCTTCCGCGCACCGAGGGCCACAAGGTCGGTGAGGGCGTCGTCATGGACGTCCTCAAGGGCTGCATCGAGATGGGCGTCAAGAACCTGTCGCTGTACGCCTTCTCCACGGAGAACTGGAAGCGCTCGCCGGACGAGGTGAAGTTCCTCATGAACTTCAACCGGGACGTCATCCGCCGCCGCCGTGACGAGATGGACGAGCTCGGCATCCGTATCCGCTGGGTCGGCCGCATGCCGAAGCTGTGGAAGTCCGTCGTCCAGGAGCTCCAGGTCGCCCAGGAGCAGACCAAGGACAACGACAGGATGACGCTGTACTTCTGCGTCAACTACGGCGGCCGGGCCGAGATCGCCGACGCGGCGCAGCGCATCGCGCAGGACGTGGCGGAGGGGAAGCTCGACCCCTCGAAGGTCAACGAGAAGACGTTCGCGAAGTACATCTACTACCCGGACATGCCGGACGTGGACCTCTTCGTGCGCCCCAGCGGGGAGCAGCGCACGTCCAACTACCTGATCTGGCAGAGCGCGTACGCCGAGATGGTCTTCCAGGACGTCCTCTGGCCGGACTTCGACCGGCGTGACCTGTGGAACGCCTGCCTGGAGTTCGCCCGGCGCGACCGGCGCTTCGGCGGTGCCGAGGAGATCACCAAGGCCTGA
- the recO gene encoding DNA repair protein RecO, translating to MSLFRDDGVVLRTQKLGEADRIITILTRGHGRVRAVARGVRRTKSKFGARLEPFSHVDVQFFARGSELIGRGLPLCTQSETIAPYGGGIVSDYARYTAGTAMLETAERFTDHEGEPAVQQYLLLVGGLRTLARAEHAPNLILDAFLLRSLAVNGYAPSFVDCAKCGMPGPNRFFSVAAGGVICGDCRVPGSVVPSAEAVELLSALLSGDWETADASEARHVREGSGLVSAYLHWHLERGLRSLRYVEK from the coding sequence ATGAGCTTGTTCCGGGACGACGGCGTCGTGCTGCGTACGCAGAAGCTGGGCGAGGCCGACCGGATCATCACGATCCTGACCCGCGGCCACGGGCGGGTGCGCGCGGTCGCGCGCGGGGTGCGCCGCACCAAGTCCAAATTCGGGGCGCGGCTCGAACCCTTCTCCCACGTGGACGTGCAGTTCTTCGCGCGCGGCAGCGAGCTGATCGGCCGGGGCCTCCCCCTCTGCACCCAGAGCGAGACGATCGCTCCGTACGGCGGCGGGATCGTCTCCGACTACGCCCGCTACACCGCCGGCACCGCCATGCTGGAGACCGCCGAGCGGTTCACCGACCACGAGGGCGAGCCCGCGGTCCAGCAGTACCTGCTGCTCGTCGGCGGGCTGCGCACCCTCGCGCGCGCCGAACACGCGCCCAACCTCATCCTGGACGCGTTCCTGCTGCGCTCCCTGGCCGTCAACGGCTACGCCCCCAGCTTCGTCGACTGCGCCAAGTGCGGAATGCCCGGCCCGAACCGGTTCTTCTCCGTCGCCGCGGGCGGCGTCATATGCGGCGACTGCCGGGTACCCGGCAGCGTCGTACCCTCGGCGGAGGCCGTCGAACTGCTGAGCGCGTTGCTCAGCGGCGACTGGGAGACGGCGGACGCGTCCGAGGCGCGTCATGTCAGGGAGGGGAGCGGGCTCGTGTCCGCCTATCTGCACTGGCATCTGGAGCGCGGCCTGCGCTCGCTGCGGTACGTAGAGAAGTGA
- a CDS encoding TerB family tellurite resistance protein, protein MRTAKGQRAIRLRIYGIRTVWDAVGDGEFFCPCCGGDRNYRRLTGRHRLTVLGLPLLARGSAGPVVECAACGTHFPPDALDHPTTTRFSAMLREAVHTVTLAVLAAGGTTSRTVLETAAATVRDAGLDDCSQEQLFTIVEVLAADTGPGDGTDPAADACGAALAIELHEVLEPLAPHLAVPGREAVLLRGARIALADGPYSQAEREVLTTVGGALQLCPADTAKLLEAARTPS, encoded by the coding sequence GTGCGGACAGCCAAAGGACAACGCGCCATAAGACTGCGCATCTACGGCATCCGTACCGTCTGGGACGCCGTCGGCGACGGAGAGTTCTTCTGCCCGTGCTGCGGCGGCGACCGCAACTACCGGCGCCTCACAGGACGCCACCGCCTCACCGTCCTCGGGCTGCCGCTGCTCGCCCGGGGCAGCGCCGGGCCCGTCGTCGAATGCGCCGCCTGCGGCACGCACTTCCCGCCGGACGCACTCGACCACCCCACCACCACCCGCTTCTCGGCCATGCTGCGGGAGGCCGTGCACACCGTCACGCTCGCCGTGCTCGCCGCGGGCGGCACCACCTCCCGTACGGTCCTGGAGACCGCCGCGGCCACCGTCCGCGACGCGGGACTCGACGACTGCTCCCAGGAACAGCTCTTCACCATCGTCGAGGTGCTCGCCGCCGACACCGGGCCCGGCGACGGGACCGACCCCGCGGCCGATGCCTGCGGCGCCGCCCTCGCCATAGAGCTCCACGAGGTCCTGGAGCCGCTCGCGCCGCACCTGGCCGTGCCCGGCCGCGAGGCGGTCCTGCTGCGGGGCGCCAGGATCGCGCTCGCCGACGGGCCGTACAGCCAGGCGGAGCGCGAGGTGCTGACCACGGTGGGCGGCGCGCTCCAGCTCTGCCCCGCGGACACGGCGAAGCTGCTGGAGGCGGCGCGTACGCCTTCATAG
- the leuA gene encoding 2-isopropylmalate synthase, whose protein sequence is MTAVNSPAHTDAVPAPVGGPTPVTNAKQLQKPSGMPVHKYRGYEAVDISDRTWPDNRITVAPRWLSTDLRDGNQALIDPMSPARKREMFDLLVRMGYKEIEVGFPSSGETDFAFVRSIIEEGAIPEDVTISVLTQAREELIERTVESLVGARRATVHLYNATAPTFRRVVFRGSKEEVKQIAVDGTRLVMEYADKILGDETIFGYQYSPEIFTDTELDFALEVCEAVCDVWQPEEGREIILNLPATVERSTPSTHADRFEWMSRNLSRREHVCLSVHPHNDRGTAVAAAELAIMAGADRIEGCLFGQGERTGNVDLVTLGMNLFSQGVDPQIDFSQIDEIRRTSEYCNQMEVHPRHPYAGDLVYTAFSGSHQDAIKKGFDAMEADAASQGKTVDDIEWAVPYLPIDPKDVGRSYEAVIRVNSQSGKGGIAYVLKNDHKLDLPRRMQIEFSRIIQAKTDAEGGEVTPTQIWSTFRDEYLPSPENAWGRVQIRSGQTTTGSDGQDTITVEATVDGSDTVLTGTGNGPISAFFEALQAIGIDARLLDYTEHTMSEGASAQAASYIECAIDGKVLWGIGIDANTTRASLKAVVSAVNRATR, encoded by the coding sequence ATGACCGCAGTGAATTCCCCCGCGCACACCGATGCCGTCCCCGCCCCCGTCGGTGGCCCCACCCCGGTGACCAACGCGAAGCAGCTGCAGAAGCCTTCCGGGATGCCGGTCCACAAGTACCGCGGTTACGAGGCCGTGGACATCTCCGACCGCACCTGGCCGGACAACCGCATCACCGTGGCGCCCCGGTGGCTGTCCACCGACCTGCGCGACGGCAACCAGGCCCTGATCGACCCCATGTCGCCGGCCCGTAAGCGCGAGATGTTCGACCTGCTCGTACGTATGGGCTACAAGGAGATCGAGGTCGGCTTCCCGTCCTCCGGCGAGACGGACTTCGCGTTCGTACGCTCCATCATCGAAGAGGGCGCGATCCCCGAGGACGTGACGATCTCCGTCCTGACGCAGGCCCGCGAGGAACTGATCGAGCGCACCGTCGAATCGCTGGTCGGCGCGCGGCGCGCCACCGTCCACCTGTACAACGCCACCGCACCCACCTTCCGCCGCGTGGTCTTCCGCGGCTCGAAGGAAGAGGTCAAGCAGATCGCCGTGGACGGCACCCGCCTGGTCATGGAGTACGCGGACAAGATCCTGGGCGACGAGACGATCTTCGGCTACCAGTACAGCCCGGAGATCTTCACCGACACCGAGCTGGACTTCGCCCTGGAGGTCTGCGAGGCCGTCTGCGACGTCTGGCAGCCGGAGGAAGGCCGCGAGATCATCCTCAACCTGCCCGCCACGGTGGAGCGTTCGACGCCCTCCACCCACGCGGACCGCTTCGAGTGGATGTCGCGCAACCTGAGCCGCCGCGAGCACGTCTGCCTGTCGGTCCACCCGCACAACGACCGGGGCACCGCCGTCGCCGCCGCCGAGCTGGCGATCATGGCGGGCGCCGACCGCATCGAGGGCTGCCTGTTCGGCCAGGGCGAGCGCACCGGCAACGTCGACCTGGTCACCCTGGGCATGAACCTCTTCTCCCAGGGCGTCGACCCGCAGATCGACTTCTCGCAGATCGACGAGATCCGCCGCACCAGCGAGTACTGCAACCAGATGGAGGTCCACCCGCGCCACCCCTACGCGGGCGACCTGGTCTACACCGCCTTCTCCGGCTCCCACCAGGACGCCATCAAGAAGGGCTTCGACGCCATGGAGGCCGACGCCGCCTCCCAGGGGAAGACCGTCGACGACATCGAGTGGGCGGTGCCCTACCTGCCCATCGACCCGAAGGACGTCGGCCGCTCCTACGAGGCGGTCATCCGGGTCAACTCGCAGTCCGGCAAGGGCGGAATCGCCTACGTCCTGAAGAACGACCACAAGCTGGACCTGCCGCGCCGGATGCAGATCGAGTTCTCCCGGATCATTCAGGCCAAGACCGACGCCGAGGGCGGCGAGGTCACGCCGACGCAGATCTGGTCGACCTTCCGGGACGAGTACCTGCCGAGCCCCGAGAACGCCTGGGGACGCGTGCAGATCCGCTCCGGTCAGACGACGACCGGCTCCGACGGCCAGGACACGATCACCGTCGAGGCCACCGTCGACGGCTCGGACACGGTGCTGACCGGCACGGGCAACGGCCCGATCTCCGCGTTCTTCGAAGCGCTGCAGGCCATCGGCATCGACGCCCGGCTGCTGGACTACACCGAGCACACGATGAGTGAGGGCGCGAGCGCGCAGGCCGCCTCCTACATCGAGTGCGCGATCGACGGCAAGGTGCTGTGGGGCATCGGGATCGACGCCAACACCACGCGCGCCTCGCTGAAGGCGGTCGTCTCCGCGGTCAACCGCGCGACCCGCTGA
- a CDS encoding M4 family metallopeptidase, translating to MQPRPNNGFQPVFCTIVPPHVLDKLSQADDPRLADPARRTLDADAARRHHRRVTALAWTPQAVLTSEAVPTKPHRTLYDCRHGTDLPGVKVRDEGEEATQDASVNRAYAGLGATFDLLLTEYGRSSIDGKGLPLIGSVHYDEKYNNAFFDGEQMVFGDGDGEIFLDFTVAIDVIAHELAHGLTQYTANLAYQGQSGALNESVSDVFGSLVKQYSLGQSADQGDWLIGAGLLAPRVSGVALRSMKAPGTAYDDDVLGKDPQPGSMDDYVDTDEDNGGVHINSGIPNRAFYLLATALGGNAWERAGRIWFDVLTGGELTQEASFTDFAKLTVAAAQHRFGEGDEAEAVLKAWSEVGVPTR from the coding sequence ATGCAGCCTCGACCGAACAACGGGTTCCAGCCCGTCTTCTGCACCATCGTGCCGCCCCACGTCCTCGACAAGCTGTCCCAGGCCGACGACCCACGCCTGGCCGATCCCGCACGGCGCACCCTGGACGCCGACGCGGCCCGGCGCCATCACCGGCGGGTGACCGCCCTGGCCTGGACCCCTCAGGCCGTCCTCACCTCCGAGGCGGTCCCGACCAAGCCCCACCGCACTCTCTACGACTGCCGGCACGGCACGGACCTGCCGGGCGTCAAGGTCCGTGACGAGGGCGAGGAAGCAACCCAGGACGCCAGCGTCAACCGCGCGTACGCGGGACTGGGCGCCACCTTCGATCTGCTGCTCACGGAGTACGGCCGCAGCTCGATCGACGGCAAGGGGCTGCCGCTCATCGGCTCCGTGCACTACGACGAGAAGTACAACAACGCGTTCTTCGACGGCGAGCAGATGGTCTTCGGGGACGGCGACGGCGAGATCTTCCTCGACTTCACCGTCGCGATCGACGTGATCGCCCACGAGCTGGCGCACGGCCTCACCCAGTACACGGCCAACCTCGCGTACCAGGGCCAGTCTGGCGCGCTCAACGAGTCCGTCTCGGACGTCTTCGGCTCACTGGTCAAGCAGTACTCGCTGGGCCAGAGCGCGGACCAGGGCGACTGGCTGATCGGCGCGGGGCTGCTCGCTCCCCGGGTCAGCGGCGTCGCACTGCGCTCGATGAAGGCTCCGGGCACGGCGTACGACGACGACGTGCTCGGCAAGGACCCGCAGCCCGGGTCGATGGACGACTACGTCGACACGGACGAGGACAACGGCGGGGTCCACATCAACTCCGGCATCCCCAACCGCGCCTTCTACCTGCTGGCCACGGCACTCGGCGGTAACGCCTGGGAGCGGGCGGGGCGGATCTGGTTCGACGTGCTGACCGGCGGTGAGCTGACCCAGGAGGCGTCGTTCACGGACTTCGCCAAGCTGACCGTCGCGGCGGCGCAGCACAGGTTCGGGGAGGGCGACGAGGCCGAGGCGGTGCTCAAGGCATGGTCGGAGGTGGGCGTGCCGACCCGTTGA
- a CDS encoding protealysin inhibitor emfourin, with product MRIQVSRTGGFAGIARHGEIETSGRPDADGWEALAESALAAGPGGPSAGVPDGFRYRITVGDRTVDCADPRLTEAQRTLISRVLKEGA from the coding sequence ATGCGCATCCAGGTGAGCCGGACCGGCGGGTTCGCCGGCATCGCACGCCACGGCGAGATCGAGACCTCCGGGCGGCCCGACGCCGACGGCTGGGAGGCCCTGGCCGAGTCGGCGCTCGCCGCCGGCCCGGGCGGTCCGTCCGCGGGCGTGCCGGACGGCTTCCGCTACCGGATCACGGTGGGCGACCGGACGGTCGACTGCGCGGACCCCCGGCTGACCGAGGCGCAGCGGACGCTGATCTCCCGGGTCCTCAAGGAAGGCGCGTAG
- the era gene encoding GTPase Era: MGAMSARPNTEAAAQQAENTAPHRAGFACFVGRPNAGKSTLTNALVGQKVAITSNRPQTTRHTVRGIVHRDDAQLILVDTPGLHKPRTLLGERLNDVVRTTWAEVDVIGFCLPADQKLGPGDKFIVKELAGIKKTPKIAIITKTDLVESKALAEQLLAVSALADELGFEWAEIIPVSAVKDQQVDLLADLIAPLLPESPPLYPEGDLTDEPEMVMVAELIREAALEGVRDELPHSIAVVVEEMLPREDRPADKPLLDIHANVYIERPSQKGIIIGPKGKRLKDVGTKSRKHIEALLGTPVFLDLHVKVAKDWQRDPKQLRKLGF, from the coding sequence ATGGGCGCCATGAGCGCTCGACCGAACACAGAAGCTGCTGCGCAGCAGGCTGAGAACACCGCCCCCCACCGGGCCGGCTTCGCCTGCTTCGTGGGCCGCCCCAACGCGGGCAAGTCCACCCTCACGAACGCTCTGGTCGGTCAGAAGGTGGCGATCACCTCCAACCGCCCCCAGACCACCCGGCACACGGTGCGCGGCATCGTGCACCGCGACGACGCCCAGCTGATCCTGGTCGACACGCCCGGCCTGCACAAGCCGCGCACGCTGCTCGGGGAGCGGCTGAACGACGTCGTGCGGACCACCTGGGCCGAGGTCGACGTCATCGGCTTCTGCCTGCCCGCCGACCAGAAGCTCGGCCCCGGCGACAAGTTCATCGTCAAGGAGCTCGCCGGGATCAAGAAGACCCCGAAGATCGCGATCATCACCAAGACCGACCTGGTGGAGTCCAAGGCGCTCGCCGAGCAGCTCCTCGCCGTCTCCGCCCTGGCCGACGAGCTCGGCTTCGAGTGGGCCGAGATCATCCCGGTCTCGGCGGTCAAGGACCAGCAGGTGGACCTGCTGGCCGATCTGATCGCCCCGCTGCTGCCGGAGAGCCCTCCGCTCTATCCGGAGGGTGACCTCACCGACGAGCCCGAGATGGTCATGGTCGCGGAGCTCATCCGCGAGGCCGCGCTGGAGGGCGTACGGGACGAGCTCCCGCACTCCATCGCCGTCGTCGTCGAGGAGATGCTCCCCCGCGAGGACCGGCCGGCGGACAAGCCGCTGCTGGACATCCACGCGAACGTCTACATCGAGCGGCCCAGCCAGAAGGGCATCATCATCGGCCCGAAGGGGAAGCGGCTCAAGGATGTCGGCACCAAGTCCCGCAAGCACATCGAGGCGCTGCTGGGCACGCCGGTCTTCCTGGACCTCCATGTGAAGGTCGCCAAGGACTGGCAGCGTGATCCGAAGCAGCTGCGGAAGCTGGGGTTCTGA
- a CDS encoding cytidine deaminase, whose product MTDSTDLGAEDRKIVTLARSVRARNGVPEGAAVRDETGRTYAAGTVTLDSLKLSALQTAVAMAVASGATSLEAAAVVSEAATSSDADRAAVRDLGGPDTPVLLAGPDGTLRSTTAAG is encoded by the coding sequence ATGACCGATAGCACCGACCTCGGCGCCGAGGACCGCAAGATCGTCACTCTGGCGCGCAGCGTCCGCGCCCGCAACGGAGTGCCCGAGGGCGCCGCCGTACGGGACGAGACGGGGCGTACGTACGCCGCCGGCACCGTGACCCTGGACTCGCTGAAGCTCAGCGCGCTGCAGACCGCCGTCGCGATGGCGGTCGCCAGCGGCGCCACGTCCCTCGAGGCGGCCGCCGTCGTCTCCGAGGCCGCGACCTCCTCGGACGCCGACCGGGCAGCCGTCCGTGACCTGGGCGGGCCGGACACTCCCGTGCTGCTCGCGGGGCCGGACGGCACGCTCCGGTCCACGACGGCCGCGGGCTGA